A genomic region of Azoarcus sp. KH32C contains the following coding sequences:
- a CDS encoding LysR family transcriptional regulator, giving the protein MSLLSVLASLRECNFRRTIAPKIGLVFELFVARKKTMDRLQAMDVFVRVAEAGSFTAVADRLNVARSAITRQIAGLEAHLGTKLLARSTRRLSLTASGSAYLEKCREILSMVEAAEGDLAGEKRAPRGPIRASVPMSFGIRHLMPLVSDFITTYPEVTVDLEFSDRRVNLIEEGMDFAVRISQRIDPSLVIRRLGVSGLAAVASPAYLDRHGRPQHPDDLLSHHCLTYTLAPVPGWTFHINGEPYSVPVKGRLRMNNGDALVDGAIRGLGIVCEPTFLMSQAVQVGLLEQVLAEYTTTQLQIYAVFPGTRYVPHRVRTLVDYLAERIGPVPYWDQGFSGNRRE; this is encoded by the coding sequence ATGTCATTGCTCTCCGTTCTTGCGTCATTGCGTGAATGCAACTTTAGGCGAACGATTGCTCCTAAAATAGGCCTTGTCTTCGAACTCTTTGTTGCACGGAAGAAAACAATGGATCGTCTTCAGGCCATGGATGTGTTTGTCCGCGTTGCGGAAGCTGGCAGCTTCACAGCCGTCGCGGATCGGCTCAACGTTGCCCGGTCGGCGATCACACGCCAGATCGCGGGATTGGAGGCGCACCTCGGGACGAAGCTGCTCGCGCGCAGCACGCGGCGACTGAGCTTGACGGCATCCGGATCGGCTTATCTGGAGAAGTGTCGGGAAATCCTGTCCATGGTCGAGGCGGCCGAGGGCGATCTCGCCGGGGAGAAACGCGCGCCTCGGGGGCCGATCCGGGCGAGCGTACCGATGAGTTTCGGCATTCGCCACCTGATGCCATTGGTCTCGGATTTCATCACGACTTATCCGGAAGTGACGGTCGATCTCGAGTTCAGCGACCGGCGGGTGAATCTGATCGAGGAAGGGATGGACTTCGCGGTGCGGATTTCGCAGCGGATCGATCCGAGTCTGGTGATCCGACGGCTCGGCGTGAGCGGACTGGCGGCGGTGGCGTCGCCCGCCTACCTGGACCGCCACGGACGACCGCAACATCCGGACGACTTGTTGTCCCATCATTGCCTGACCTATACGCTGGCACCCGTTCCCGGATGGACTTTCCATATCAATGGCGAGCCCTATTCGGTGCCAGTAAAGGGGCGTCTGCGAATGAACAACGGCGACGCGTTGGTGGACGGGGCAATCCGCGGGCTCGGGATCGTGTGCGAACCGACCTTCCTCATGTCGCAGGCGGTACAGGTTGGCCTGTTGGAGCAGGTGCTCGCCGAATACACGACGACGCAGTTGCAGATTTATGCGGTGTTTCCGGGAACGCGCTATGTGCCCCACCGGGTCAGGACGCTCGTCGATTACCTCGCGGAGCGGATCGGGCCGGTGCCCTACTGGGATCAGGGGTTTTC
- a CDS encoding SDR family oxidoreductase: MILVTGATGQLGQRIVQRLAARLPHAGAGQIAVSVRDPARAAQLAARGIDVRQGNFDDIDTLATAFSGIDRLVLISTDGPKNVRIAQHRNAIEGAREAGVKHIFYTSFQDAAENSPSEFAQVHAATESVLATCGIAHTILRNGLYADFLPMTLAAALQTGVLRLPAGTGKVSFISRNELAEAIAAAALAPRLEKRLYELTGQTSHDFAEIVAKLGAATGKSLRYEAIGEDEYAQLLEQAQWPAWLARAMATMYTAASENRFARCSNDFAALIGHPPKSIDCLLAEFFRAP; this comes from the coding sequence ATGATTCTGGTGACCGGAGCCACCGGGCAGTTGGGGCAGCGCATCGTGCAGCGCCTCGCGGCCCGTCTGCCGCATGCGGGCGCCGGTCAGATCGCCGTCAGCGTCCGCGATCCGGCTCGCGCGGCTCAACTCGCCGCGCGCGGAATCGACGTGCGTCAGGGCAACTTCGACGATATCGACACGCTTGCCACTGCTTTCTCGGGCATCGATCGCCTCGTCCTGATTTCGACCGACGGCCCCAAAAATGTCCGCATCGCCCAACACCGCAATGCGATCGAGGGCGCGCGCGAGGCGGGGGTCAAGCACATCTTCTACACCAGTTTTCAGGACGCGGCCGAGAATTCTCCATCCGAATTCGCCCAGGTCCATGCCGCCACCGAGTCGGTCCTCGCGACGTGCGGTATTGCGCACACGATTCTCCGCAATGGCCTCTACGCCGATTTCCTGCCGATGACGCTGGCGGCCGCACTGCAAACCGGCGTCCTGCGCCTGCCCGCCGGCACCGGCAAAGTCAGCTTCATTTCGCGCAACGAGCTCGCCGAAGCCATCGCGGCCGCCGCCCTCGCGCCGCGACTCGAGAAGCGACTCTACGAACTCACCGGCCAGACCTCCCACGATTTCGCGGAAATCGTGGCCAAGCTCGGCGCCGCCACCGGGAAGAGCCTGCGCTACGAGGCGATCGGCGAAGACGAATATGCGCAGCTGCTGGAGCAGGCTCAATGGCCCGCCTGGCTCGCTCGCGCGATGGCGACAATGTATACCGCAGCGTCGGAAAACCGGTTCGCGCGATGCAGCAACGATTTCGCGGCCCTGATCGGCCACCCTCCGAAATCGATCGATTGCCTCCTCGCCGAGTTTTTCCGTGCCCCCTGA
- a CDS encoding cytochrome b: MKVPKHYPTPSVLLHWLTALLILAALPLGLYLSDLPLSPNKLKLISYHKWIGITVLFLFLPRLVLRLTRPVPPPLDVPAWQRFAAAATHGLLYVLIIAVPLTGWLMSSAKGFPVVYLGILPLPDLLAKDPALGDLFKTIHEMLNNGLLVLIGLHVAAALKHQFIDRDDTLVRMMPILKRST; this comes from the coding sequence ATGAAGGTCCCGAAACACTATCCGACACCGTCGGTACTCCTGCATTGGCTCACTGCCCTGCTGATTCTGGCAGCACTTCCGCTCGGCCTCTACCTGAGTGACCTGCCGCTGTCGCCCAACAAGCTCAAACTCATCTCGTATCACAAATGGATCGGCATCACCGTGCTGTTCCTGTTCCTCCCGCGCCTGGTGCTGCGCCTGACGCGCCCCGTCCCTCCACCTCTCGACGTACCGGCCTGGCAACGCTTCGCCGCCGCGGCAACCCACGGCCTGCTCTACGTCCTCATCATCGCGGTGCCGCTTACCGGCTGGCTCATGAGCTCCGCCAAGGGATTCCCGGTCGTCTATCTCGGCATCCTGCCCTTGCCGGACCTGCTCGCGAAGGATCCGGCGCTCGGCGACCTGTTCAAGACCATCCACGAAATGCTGAATAACGGCCTTCTCGTCCTGATCGGCCTGCACGTCGCAGCCGCGCTCAAGCACCAGTTCATCGACCGCGACGACACCTTGGTGCGGATGATGCCGATTCTCAAACGTTCAACCTGA
- a CDS encoding YceI family protein encodes MTLRTVLAVALFAATLPMASLSAVAADAPAVFDQVQPAKSKIAFVFTQMGVPVEGQFRKSKIDLAFDAAAPAKSTVRLDLDLSGIDAGSSDANQEVGGKAWFDLKSFPTATFVSSSVKPISGNRYEMTGKLSIKGRTRDVTTPIIVTQAGNTAKFDGNFTLKRLEFGIGDGSWSDTSIVADEVKVSFHVEADRRAAVK; translated from the coding sequence ATGACCCTGCGCACAGTGCTCGCTGTCGCCCTGTTTGCGGCAACCCTGCCGATGGCCTCTCTGTCCGCCGTCGCGGCCGACGCGCCCGCCGTCTTTGACCAGGTGCAACCGGCCAAGAGCAAGATCGCCTTCGTCTTCACGCAGATGGGCGTGCCGGTCGAAGGCCAGTTCCGCAAGTCCAAGATCGACCTGGCCTTCGACGCCGCCGCTCCGGCCAAATCGACGGTCCGCCTCGATCTCGACCTCTCCGGGATCGACGCCGGTTCGTCCGATGCTAACCAGGAAGTCGGCGGCAAGGCATGGTTCGATCTCAAGAGCTTCCCGACGGCCACTTTCGTGTCCTCGTCGGTCAAGCCGATCAGCGGCAACCGCTACGAAATGACCGGCAAGCTCAGCATCAAGGGCCGCACTCGCGACGTCACGACCCCGATCATCGTGACCCAGGCCGGCAATACGGCCAAGTTCGACGGCAATTTCACGCTCAAGCGGCTCGAATTCGGAATCGGCGACGGCAGCTGGTCGGATACCTCCATCGTCGCCGACGAGGTCAAGGTCAGCTTCCACGTCGAAGCCGATCGCCGCGCCGCCGTCAAGTAA
- a CDS encoding YceI family protein, translating into MQLKRLALISTLAATFAAPALAAPETFVIDGNHTFPRFEYSHFGYSTQQSRFNKTTGTIVIDRAGKSGSVDVTIDTKSVDTGSDLFNEHIQGEDFFDTAKHPNITFKSTGVSFDGDKLASVDGNLTIKGITKPVKLEVTSFKCMDHPLAKKEACGANAVTTIKRSEFGAGKFAPYVGDDVKLVIAVEAIKQ; encoded by the coding sequence ATGCAACTCAAGCGCCTCGCCCTCATTTCGACCCTGGCCGCCACCTTTGCTGCTCCGGCACTGGCCGCCCCTGAAACCTTCGTCATCGATGGCAACCACACCTTCCCGCGCTTCGAATACAGCCACTTCGGCTATTCGACCCAGCAGAGCCGTTTCAACAAGACGACCGGGACGATCGTCATCGACCGCGCAGGGAAGAGCGGCTCCGTCGACGTCACGATCGACACCAAGTCCGTCGACACCGGCTCGGACCTCTTCAACGAGCATATCCAGGGCGAGGACTTCTTCGACACCGCCAAGCATCCCAACATCACCTTCAAGTCGACTGGCGTCTCCTTCGACGGCGACAAGCTCGCGTCTGTCGATGGGAACCTGACCATCAAGGGCATCACCAAGCCCGTCAAGCTCGAAGTGACCTCGTTCAAGTGCATGGACCATCCGCTTGCGAAAAAGGAAGCCTGCGGCGCCAACGCAGTCACCACCATCAAGCGCTCAGAGTTCGGCGCCGGCAAGTTCGCCCCCTACGTCGGCGACGACGTGAAGCTCGTGATTGCAGTCGAAGCGATCAAGCAGTAA
- a CDS encoding IS3 family transposase (programmed frameshift) codes for MKKTTKFSPEVRERAVRMVFEQRDQHGSQWAAIESIAAKIGCSAQTLSNWVRRYERDTGQRDGVSTAEAARIKELEREVRELKKANEILRLASALFRAGGARPPQQVMNSFIDTHRERFGVEPICRVLQVAPSAYRRAVARRRDPALRCLRARRDEVLEGHIERIWEANLQVYGARKVWRQLQREGVEVARCTVERLMRAQGLRGAMRGKALRTTRPDSIAPCPLDRVNRQFVAQRPNQLWVSDFTYVSTWQGFVYVAFVVDVFARYIVGWRVSRSMQTEFVLDALEQALWARQPERNALVHHSDRGSQYVSIRYSERLAEAGIEPSVGSRGDSYDNALAETINGLYKAEVIHRRGPWKSVEAVELATLEWVSWFNHHRLLEPIGYIPPAEAEANYYRNLSEQAVAA; via the exons ATGAAGAAGACGACGAAGTTCTCCCCCGAAGTGCGCGAGCGGGCCGTGCGCATGGTGTTCGAGCAGCGCGACCAGCATGGATCACAGTGGGCGGCGATCGAATCGATCGCGGCCAAGATCGGTTGCAGCGCGCAGACGCTGTCGAACTGGGTGCGCCGGTACGAGCGGGACACCGGGCAGCGTGATGGGGTCAGCACTGCAGAGGCGGCCCGCATCAAGGAGCTCGAGCGCGAGGTCCGCGAGCTGAAGAAGGCCAACGAGATTCTGCGCCTTGCCAGCGCGT TATTTCGCGCAGGCGGAGCTCGACCGCCGCAACAAGTGATGAACAGTTTCATCGACACGCACCGCGAGCGCTTCGGGGTCGAGCCGATCTGCAGGGTGCTGCAGGTTGCCCCGTCGGCCTATCGTCGCGCGGTAGCCCGTCGGCGTGATCCCGCCTTGCGCTGTCTGCGAGCCCGTCGCGACGAGGTGCTGGAGGGGCACATCGAGCGGATCTGGGAGGCGAATCTGCAGGTGTATGGAGCGCGCAAGGTATGGCGGCAGTTGCAGCGGGAAGGCGTCGAGGTCGCCCGCTGCACGGTTGAACGGCTGATGCGTGCCCAGGGTTTGCGCGGTGCAATGCGCGGAAAGGCGCTGCGGACCACCCGCCCGGATTCGATTGCGCCGTGTCCGCTCGATCGCGTCAATCGCCAGTTCGTCGCCCAGCGCCCAAACCAATTGTGGGTGTCCGACTTTACGTATGTCTCGACCTGGCAGGGGTTCGTGTACGTCGCCTTTGTGGTCGACGTCTTCGCCCGCTACATCGTGGGTTGGCGCGTCAGTCGATCCATGCAGACCGAGTTCGTCCTCGACGCCCTGGAGCAGGCCCTGTGGGCTCGTCAGCCTGAACGTAATGCCTTGGTCCATCACAGCGATCGCGGTTCCCAGTACGTCTCGATCCGATACAGCGAACGTTTGGCAGAAGCGGGCATCGAGCCGTCGGTCGGCAGCCGTGGTGATAGCTACGACAATGCCCTGGCCGAAACCATCAACGGCCTGTACAAGGCCGAAGTCATCCACCGGCGAGGGCCTTGGAAGAGCGTTGAAGCGGTCGAGTTGGCCACCCTCGAATGGGTCTCATGGTTCAACCATCACCGCTTGCTTGAGCCGATCGGGTACATTCCTCCCGCCGAAGCCGAGGCAAACTACTACCGCAACCTCAGCGAGCAGGCGGTCGCCGCCTGA
- a CDS encoding helix-turn-helix domain-containing protein, whose protein sequence is MKLPLRKRFGLRVKELRQATGLSQEAFADRCGFARSYMSRIERGGANPSLDAVETLADALCVEVRSLFETDTAAADSTGSVEVPYAADGTCFNPSLLRLRTKAYAVGEKSHVVRFNTFEAALEYLKTMKPAKWWRPNQKGDWGLVTAVRWAPLPTPASMPTPRPSDDSSA, encoded by the coding sequence GTGAAGCTACCCCTGCGAAAACGATTCGGACTACGTGTAAAGGAGCTGCGACAAGCTACCGGGTTGTCGCAGGAGGCGTTCGCCGACCGTTGCGGGTTCGCTCGCAGCTACATGAGCCGTATCGAGCGCGGTGGGGCAAACCCTTCACTGGATGCGGTGGAGACGCTCGCAGACGCGCTTTGTGTCGAAGTCCGGTCACTGTTCGAGACCGACACTGCTGCGGCCGATTCGACCGGGAGCGTCGAGGTTCCGTATGCTGCCGACGGAACCTGCTTCAATCCGTCGCTGCTCCGTCTTCGGACGAAGGCGTACGCTGTCGGCGAGAAGAGCCACGTCGTGCGCTTCAACACCTTCGAGGCCGCGCTGGAGTACTTGAAGACAATGAAGCCGGCAAAGTGGTGGCGCCCCAATCAGAAGGGTGACTGGGGCTTGGTCACCGCTGTGCGCTGGGCGCCGCTTCCTACTCCAGCTTCAATGCCAACTCCTCGGCCTTCGGATGATAGTAGCGCTTGA
- a CDS encoding site-specific integrase, with amino-acid sequence MATLRKHGRGWQARVRRRGYPDEVKTFPSKAEAERWARAIEGEMDRGEFVSRVEAEKTTFGEVIQRYMKTITPKKRGCTEETIRLTATLRHRMTKLSMANLTPQAMAEYRDDRLRSCKANTVIRDLAVLSSIINHARREWGIAIQNPVEMIRKPTMPPGRDRVLAQSEETRLLAELTPTGRRNPLMPSLVIVAIETAMRRGEILAMRWENVDLDRRVVFLPLTKNGQARYVPLSTRAVEALTNLPRSPDGRVFSINVAAMEANFMKAVRRAGLLDMHFHDLRHTAASRMATKLPNVIELASVTGHTSIQMLKRYYHPKAEELALKLE; translated from the coding sequence ATGGCAACACTTCGCAAGCATGGACGCGGCTGGCAAGCGCGTGTCCGGCGCCGTGGCTACCCAGACGAAGTAAAGACCTTCCCCAGCAAAGCAGAAGCCGAACGATGGGCGCGAGCCATCGAAGGCGAAATGGATCGAGGCGAGTTCGTCAGTCGCGTCGAGGCTGAGAAAACGACCTTCGGCGAGGTCATCCAGCGATACATGAAAACGATCACGCCCAAGAAGCGTGGCTGCACCGAAGAGACGATCCGCCTGACCGCGACGTTGCGTCATCGCATGACAAAGCTGTCGATGGCGAACCTGACCCCGCAGGCGATGGCCGAATACCGAGACGACCGGCTACGGAGCTGTAAGGCCAACACCGTCATTCGCGACTTGGCCGTCCTGTCTTCGATCATCAATCACGCCCGACGTGAATGGGGCATCGCCATCCAGAACCCGGTTGAGATGATTCGAAAGCCGACGATGCCGCCAGGTCGTGACCGCGTTCTCGCTCAGTCCGAAGAAACCCGCCTGCTCGCTGAGCTGACGCCCACGGGGCGAAGAAACCCGCTCATGCCGTCGCTTGTGATCGTCGCGATTGAAACGGCCATGCGCCGGGGTGAAATCCTCGCTATGCGTTGGGAGAATGTCGATCTCGATCGCCGTGTGGTCTTCCTTCCCCTTACAAAGAACGGGCAGGCCCGCTATGTGCCACTTTCCACCCGTGCGGTCGAGGCGCTGACAAACCTGCCACGGTCACCCGATGGTCGAGTGTTCTCGATCAACGTGGCGGCGATGGAAGCGAACTTCATGAAGGCAGTCAGAAGGGCCGGACTGCTGGACATGCACTTTCATGACCTTCGACACACGGCAGCGAGTCGCATGGCCACCAAGCTTCCGAACGTAATCGAACTCGCCTCAGTGACCGGCCACACGTCGATCCAGATGCTCAAGCGCTACTATCATCCGAAGGCCGAGGAGTTGGCATTGAAGCTGGAGTAG
- the moaC gene encoding cyclic pyranopterin monophosphate synthase MoaC yields MTTRTDSSTTLTHFDSQGQAHMVDVGGKPETRRVAVATGRISMKPETFGMVQSGTAKKGDVLGIARIAAIQASKRTSELIPLCHPIPLTRVTVDFVPDEASHSITCTVTAETVGRTGVEMEALTALNVGLLTIYDMCKAVDRGMRMDGIHLMEKLGGKSGHWTANT; encoded by the coding sequence ATGACCACCCGAACCGACTCCTCCACGACCCTCACCCACTTTGATTCGCAAGGCCAGGCGCACATGGTGGACGTCGGCGGCAAACCTGAAACGCGCCGTGTGGCGGTTGCGACCGGCCGCATCAGCATGAAACCAGAAACCTTCGGGATGGTGCAATCAGGCACCGCCAAGAAGGGGGATGTCCTCGGCATCGCCCGCATCGCGGCGATCCAGGCATCGAAACGCACGAGCGAACTGATCCCGCTCTGCCACCCGATCCCCCTGACCCGCGTCACGGTCGATTTCGTTCCCGACGAGGCGTCCCACAGCATCACCTGTACGGTCACGGCCGAAACCGTCGGCCGAACCGGCGTAGAAATGGAGGCGCTCACCGCACTAAACGTCGGCCTGCTGACGATCTACGACATGTGCAAAGCTGTCGACCGCGGCATGCGTATGGACGGGATACACCTCATGGAAAAACTGGGTGGAAAGTCCGGCCACTGGACGGCGAACACGTAA
- a CDS encoding M48 family metalloprotease, protein MLRRLFTLLLVFALIPRLNAADLPDLGDVSASELSPLAERKLGESIVRDLRWRDPSYLDDPEVEDYVATMGRRLVAHSPASQQDFDFFVIRDTTLNAFALPGGFIGVHTGLLLAAESESELASVLGHEISHVAQRHIAQMFGKQGQTSMMMLASLLVAVLAARSNSQVSEAAIVAGQAGAIQAQLAYTRDFEREADRIGLQIVEGAGYDVRGMPAFFERLQRASRLYENNAPSYLRTHPLTGERIADMENRVAQMHYRQVVDSQDFAFMKAKLRVAGEPAADAVREFEGVLAKQPNDAAARYGLARALLSAGRAEDAGRTLEPLRVSVKPSMFVDSLAAEQRAAAGDREGAVKILQAAQNRFPDSRSVRYSLIETLLQAGRGAEAGMIARAGVQSKADDARMWAFVARAEAAQGRRAGQHRAQAEVYVLRGSLPAAIEQLDLARRAGDADFYESSAIDARMRELKERAKDEKLERQRSGR, encoded by the coding sequence ATGCTTAGACGACTCTTTACCCTTCTTTTGGTGTTTGCGCTGATTCCGCGCCTGAATGCGGCGGATCTGCCGGACTTGGGCGACGTATCCGCTTCCGAGCTTTCTCCGCTTGCAGAGCGCAAGCTTGGGGAATCGATCGTGCGGGATTTGCGGTGGCGAGATCCCTCCTACCTGGATGACCCTGAAGTCGAGGATTACGTTGCGACCATGGGGCGACGGCTCGTTGCACACAGTCCGGCGTCGCAGCAGGATTTTGACTTCTTCGTCATTCGTGATACGACGCTCAACGCGTTTGCGCTACCGGGCGGTTTCATCGGGGTTCATACCGGCCTGCTGCTGGCCGCCGAGTCCGAGTCGGAGTTGGCGTCGGTGCTGGGACATGAAATTTCTCACGTGGCTCAACGCCACATCGCGCAGATGTTCGGCAAGCAGGGACAGACGAGCATGATGATGCTCGCTTCGCTGCTGGTGGCAGTTCTGGCCGCACGGAGCAATTCGCAGGTCAGCGAAGCTGCGATCGTTGCAGGGCAGGCGGGTGCGATACAGGCGCAGCTTGCCTATACGCGCGATTTCGAGCGGGAGGCGGACCGGATCGGTCTGCAGATCGTCGAGGGCGCCGGCTATGATGTGCGCGGGATGCCGGCGTTCTTCGAACGCTTGCAGCGCGCGAGCCGACTTTACGAGAACAATGCGCCCAGTTACCTGCGTACGCACCCGCTGACCGGGGAACGCATCGCGGACATGGAGAATCGTGTCGCACAGATGCATTATCGGCAGGTGGTCGATTCGCAGGATTTCGCATTCATGAAGGCGAAGCTGCGGGTCGCGGGCGAGCCGGCGGCCGATGCTGTTCGCGAGTTCGAGGGGGTGTTGGCAAAGCAGCCGAACGACGCGGCGGCGCGTTACGGACTCGCCAGGGCGTTGCTGTCGGCCGGGCGGGCCGAGGATGCGGGGCGGACGCTCGAGCCGCTCAGGGTGTCGGTAAAACCGTCGATGTTCGTTGACTCCCTGGCCGCGGAACAGCGTGCCGCAGCGGGTGATCGCGAGGGGGCGGTGAAAATCCTGCAGGCGGCTCAGAACAGATTCCCGGATAGTCGATCAGTACGCTATTCGCTGATCGAGACCTTGCTGCAGGCCGGAAGAGGGGCCGAGGCAGGGATGATTGCTCGTGCCGGTGTGCAGAGCAAGGCGGACGATGCACGCATGTGGGCCTTTGTTGCGCGGGCGGAGGCGGCCCAGGGGCGTCGTGCAGGGCAGCACCGGGCCCAGGCGGAAGTGTATGTCCTGCGTGGAAGTCTACCTGCTGCGATCGAGCAGTTGGATCTGGCCCGGCGTGCGGGTGATGCGGATTTCTACGAGTCTTCAGCCATCGACGCGCGGATGCGCGAGTTAAAGGAAAGAGCCAAGGATGAAAAGCTGGAGCGGCAGCGAAGCGGTCGCTGA
- a CDS encoding sulfurtransferase TusA family protein: MEFDKEVDARGLNCPLPILRAKKMLAEMATGQVVRVLATDPGSVKDFQAFARQTGNELLRQGETVDNAFEFYLKRK; the protein is encoded by the coding sequence ATGGAATTTGACAAGGAAGTCGATGCGCGCGGATTGAACTGTCCGCTTCCGATCCTGCGTGCCAAGAAGATGCTTGCGGAGATGGCAACCGGGCAGGTGGTGCGGGTGCTGGCGACGGATCCGGGCTCGGTCAAGGATTTTCAGGCGTTCGCCCGCCAGACCGGGAACGAACTGCTTCGTCAGGGCGAGACCGTGGATAACGCGTTCGAGTTCTATCTGAAGCGCAAGTAA